A section of the Plasmodium knowlesi strain H genome assembly, chromosome: 3 genome encodes:
- a CDS encoding U4/U6 small nuclear ribonucleoprotein PRP31, putative translates to MATLADTFLQDLEDLEFEEESNFINFNAEKKEGEQDEGDKISHVGEGKFEEDDYEEIVDAIEEFLNEKIKKKERKISELLYDEEFLKIMNNIRNYVMEEGSGADDEDNEEGGEDGEARRAKKRRKKGQSSGEGKEADDVEDDVDEDAAASKESDEVLIEKCIELIIQIDTEILNIHKYVKDIYSTKFPELDSIVYTPLEYISVVSKIKNESDLKNIDFSDILPNTTVMAITVASSMTTGINLSDHSLKNCLSFCNEALELNENRRMILLYLESKMFLLAPNLTMLLGSALTARLISSVGSLKNLSITSSQNLIVVGSSKKSVLGLSNVRKTFGIGILSTSEIVQSVPDAYKKKAISLLAGKCSLASRVDYFKKYPEGQYGLLLRENLISHLIKLQEPPPMKQKKILPMPDEKRKRKRGGKRYRKLKEKTEITELRKQINRLPFGPNSNEDFYTFTDQNAALLNSNITKLKYQSKQKVNNVAKRKNLSVQSSGVTGGLSSSLIFTPLQGIELFNPSVINPRPDPVENKYFSSKAQFRKV, encoded by the exons ATG GCGACCTTGGCGGACACGTTCCTGCAGGACTTGGAAGACCTGgaatttgaagaagagaGTAACTTTATCAACTTCAAtgcagaaaagaaggaaggcgAACAAGATGAAGGTGACAAGATCAGTCATGTGGGGGAAGGCAAGTTCGAGGAGGATGACTACGAAGAAATTGTCGATGCAATCGAAGAGTTCCTAAacgaaaagataaaaaaaaaggaaaggaaaatatccGAATTACTCTATGATGAGGAGTTCCtgaaaataatgaataaCATCAGGAACTATGTAATGGAGGAGGGGAGCGGTGCAGATGATGAAGATAATGAAGAGGGCGGTGAGGATGGAGAAGCTCGTCGggcaaaaaagagaaggaaaaaagggcagTCATCTGGAGAAGGCAAAGAAGCGGATGATGTAGAAGACGACGTGGATGAAGACGCCGCTGCTTCGAAGGAGTCAGATGAAGTGCTGATCGAAAAATGCATCGAGTTAATAATCCAAATAGACACAGAAATCCTAAACATCCATAAATACGTGAAGGATATTTACTCGACAAAATTCCCCGAATTGGACTCCATCGTGTATACCCCCCTGGAGTACATCAGCGTGGtgagcaaaataaaaaacgaaagtgatttgaaaaatattgatTTCTCCGATATTCTTCCCAACACCACTGTCATGGCTATCACCGTCGCGTCAAGTATGACGACAGGGATCAACCTATCTGATCACTCACTAAAGAATTGCCTGTCCTTCTGTAATGAGGCATTAGAATTAAACGAAAACAGACGAATGATATTACTATACTTAGAGAGCAAGATGTTTCTGCTCGCCCCAAATTTGACCATGCTCTTAGGCAGTGCACTAACAGCCCGCTTAATTAGCTCAGTCGGGTCGTTAAAAAATCTGTCCATCACATCATCTCAGAACCTTATAGTGGTAGGAAGCTCGAAGAAGTCTGTCCTTGGCCTTAGCAATGTACGGAAGACATTCGGAATAGGTATTTTAAGTACCTCTGAAATTGTACAGAGCGTCCCTGacgcatataaaaaaaaagccatcAGTCTGTTAGCCGGTAAATGTAGTCTAGCATCAAGAGTCGactattttaaaaagtatcCTGAGGGACAATATGGATTGCTACTTCGAGAAAACTTAATAAGtcatttaattaaattacaAGAGCCGCCTCCaatgaagcagaaaaaaatccTCCCCATGCCTGatgagaagaggaaaagaaaaagaggagggaaGAGATATAGGaagttaaaggaaaaaacggaaatCACAGAACTCAGGAAGCAGATTAATAGGTTGCCCTTCGGACCAAACTCCAATGAAGACTTTTACACATTCACCGACCAAAATGCAGCTCTGCTAAATTCAAATATCACCAAATTAAAGTACCAGTCTAAACAAAAGGTGAATAATGTTGCTAAGAGAAAGAATCTCTCCGTGCAATCCAGTGGAGTAACTGGTGGATTGTCGTCCTCCCTGATCTTCACTCCCCTGCAGGGCATTGAGCTGTTCAATCCTTCTGTCATCAACCCGAGGCCGGACCCTGTCGAGAACAAATACTTCTCTAGCAAGGCCCAATTCCGCAAGGTGTAA
- a CDS encoding protein SOF1, putative — MEVKILHRNPEEYKNNPGASTYKHSRNVDPNIHLFQREIEYKRALNATKMDKIFAKPLVKCLDGHDDSVRSLCVSNKSLTDLYSGSCNGFINIWNVLNKTLIKKVKAHEGFVRALCISHDEKFLFSCGDDKYIKQWVIDKSGGVSDIGGREDANSLSPSELVRGEGSLVASQNMMNLSHLSDEVTPKKIYVCKSVPNSIDKHFSEPLIISGSQHLDVWDYYRNNAIASFDYNSEYIYYVKFNYAQRNLVGLTLSDNSVGLADIRTKTPIKKMFLKYRCNSLSWNNMNPKQFVVANEDSNLYTFDMRHLKTATLVHKGFVNAVLDVDYSPIGDKFVACSYDKTVRLFNSDETTSYDVYHTKRMQHVLCCKFSLDTKYVYTGSSDMCIRIWKSCSHEPTGILSNKEKQAINYRNKLKEKYSSLKEIRRIRNHHHVPALIKSMSDKKKVMLEAKRRRENNRVKHSKDTDQLPIPEKKKIFVTEQ, encoded by the coding sequence ATGGAAGTGAAGATCCTGCATAGGAACCCGGaggaatacaaaaacaacCCGGGGGCCTCCACCTACAAGCATAGCAGAAATGTCGACCCTAACATTCACCTTTTCCAAAGGGAAATAGAATATAAGAGGGCCCTAAATGCAACGAAAATggataaaatttttgcaaagcCTTTAGTGAAGTGTTTGGATGGTCACGATGATTCAGTCCGATCACTCTGCGTTTCAAATAAATCCCTAACTGATCTGTACAGCGGGAGTTGTAACGGCTTCATTAACATTTGGAATGTGCTTAATAAAacgttaattaaaaaagtgaaagctCACGAAGGATTCGTGAGGGCACTGTGCATCAGTCACGATGAGAAATTCCTCTTCAGTTGTGGCGATGACAAATATATTAAGCAGTGGGTTATTGATAAGAGCGGAGGGGTGAGCGATATAGGCGGCCGGGAGGATGCCAATAGCTTATCCCCCTCTGAGCTCGTACGAGGGGAGGGATCGCTtgtagctagccaaaatatGATGAACCTGAGCCACCTATCCGATGAAGTGACACCGAAGAAAATCTACGTCTGCAAAAGCGTGCCCAACAGTATCGATAAACATTTCTCAGAACCGCTAATAATATCAGGAAGTCAACACTTAGATGTCTGGGACTACTACAGAAACAATGCCATAGCTAGTTTCGATTACAACAGTGAGTACATATATTACGTGAAGTTCAATTACGCACAGAGAAACCTAGTTGGGTTAACTCTTTCTGATAATTCTGTAGGGCTAGCTGACATAAGAACCAAGACACCCatcaaaaaaatgttcttaaaaTACAGATGCAATTCTCTAAGTTGGAATAATATGAATCCAAAACAGTTTGTCGTGGCGAATGAAGACTCCAACCTCTACACCTTTGACATGAGACACTTAAAAACGGCTACTCTTGTGCACAAAGGTTTTGTAAATGCCGTGTTGGATGTAGATTACTCTCCCATTGGAGACAAATTTGTTGCTTGTTCGTATGACAAAACAGTTAGATTATTTAATAGCGATGAAACAACGAGTTATGATGTGTACCACACGAAGAGAATGCAGCATGTCCTCTGTTGTAAGTTTAGCTTAGACACCAAGTACGTCTACACCGGTAGCTCAGACATGTGTATTCGTATTTGGAAATCTTGTTCTCATGAGCCAACTGGCATTCTGTCCAACAAGGAAAAGCAAGCCATAAATTATCGAAACAAACTGAAGGAGAAATATTCTTCGCTCAAGGAAATTAGGCGCATCAGAAATCACCACCATGTACCTGCGCTCATCAAGAGTATGTCTGACAAAAAGAAGGTAATGTTGGAGGCCAAGAGGAGGCGCGAGAATAACAGAGTCAAACACTCGAAAGACACAGATCAGCTTCCCATTccggagaagaaaaaaatattcgtcACGGAGCAGTAG